One segment of Gordonia terrae DNA contains the following:
- a CDS encoding nitroreductase/quinone reductase family protein, which translates to MNDFNATVINEFRSNNGHVETAGFGKNLVLLHTLGAKSAEPRINPLFALPDGGSWLIIGSFAGSPKAPAWVHNLRAHPDSVAVEAPSEDGVERLDTAVSEVEGDDWEPAWQKFIEASEQFLKYTETAQGRRFPIFRLTPTR; encoded by the coding sequence GTGAACGATTTCAATGCGACCGTCATCAACGAGTTCCGATCCAACAACGGACATGTCGAGACCGCCGGCTTCGGCAAGAATCTCGTGCTGCTGCACACGCTGGGCGCCAAGTCCGCCGAGCCGCGGATCAATCCCCTCTTCGCGCTTCCCGACGGCGGCAGCTGGCTGATCATCGGGTCCTTCGCAGGGTCACCGAAAGCCCCCGCCTGGGTGCACAATCTCCGTGCCCACCCCGATTCGGTCGCTGTGGAGGCACCGTCGGAGGACGGCGTCGAGCGCCTCGACACCGCGGTGAGCGAAGTCGAGGGCGACGACTGGGAACCGGCGTGGCAGAAGTTCATCGAGGCGTCCGAGCAGTTCCTGAAGTACACCGAGACCGCACAGGGTCGCCGATTCCCGATCTTCCGCCTGACCCCGACTCGCTGA
- a CDS encoding serine/threonine-protein kinase, giving the protein MFEVGENVAGFTIDDLLGGGASADVFRVRDLQDRCDGPIALKVLHPNASDHARVRERFEREFGIASLLDHPHIVRMLAHGEIASPRGSLGPRHLPSMWLTMQYIGGPAATALVPERGDEPDMGTILRVATQIAGALDYAHAQDILHRDVKPANILLSRTPDPRSGDGAPRSADPPDAYLSDFGIAQFLDDTRPLARNGRVQGSIGYASPELLQAQKLTPATDFYAFACTLVELITGTPPYPRNTAFAITHAHLNDDPPKLTRRRPWLPSATNSIFAKALAKNPEDRYPSCTALVEILTRLMRDVPVPEPARRSTWWTRTR; this is encoded by the coding sequence GTGTTCGAGGTTGGTGAGAACGTCGCCGGCTTCACCATCGACGACTTGCTCGGTGGCGGGGCGAGCGCGGATGTGTTCCGGGTTCGGGATCTGCAGGATCGGTGCGATGGGCCGATTGCCCTGAAGGTCCTGCACCCGAACGCGTCCGATCACGCGCGAGTCCGTGAGCGCTTCGAACGCGAGTTCGGGATCGCATCACTGCTGGACCACCCGCACATCGTGCGTATGCTCGCGCACGGCGAGATCGCCTCACCGCGTGGGTCGCTCGGCCCACGACACCTGCCGTCGATGTGGCTGACCATGCAGTACATCGGCGGACCCGCCGCGACCGCACTCGTCCCGGAGCGTGGCGACGAACCGGACATGGGCACCATCCTGCGCGTGGCGACGCAGATCGCCGGGGCACTCGACTACGCGCACGCCCAGGACATCCTGCACCGCGACGTCAAGCCCGCCAACATCCTGCTCTCCCGCACCCCCGACCCGCGATCGGGAGACGGCGCACCCCGCAGTGCCGATCCCCCCGATGCCTACCTCTCGGACTTCGGGATCGCCCAATTCCTCGACGACACGCGGCCGCTCGCCCGCAACGGACGCGTCCAGGGTTCGATCGGCTACGCCTCACCGGAACTCCTCCAGGCCCAGAAGCTCACGCCGGCAACCGATTTCTACGCGTTCGCCTGCACCCTCGTCGAACTCATCACCGGCACACCGCCGTATCCGCGCAACACCGCCTTCGCGATCACGCATGCGCACCTGAACGACGACCCGCCGAAACTCACCCGGCGCCGCCCCTGGTTGCCGTCGGCGACGAACTCGATCTTCGCCAAGGCGCTGGCGAAGAATCCCGAGGACCGGTACCCCTCGTGCACGGCGCTGGTGGAGATCCTGACCCGGCTCATGCGCGACGTGCCCGTACCGGAGCCGGCGCGGCGCTCGACGTGGTGGACTCGGACCCGCTGA
- a CDS encoding amidohydrolase family protein — protein sequence MTSLEGVLTGIVDAHVQHWNPRRTPWAATRASRLYGFLPTLGDRVFPLVVSRADREYILTPRTVARAYEPRQYATDAALVPTVVGVPIDTVVHVESHWRREAADATEPPVDSTAVEETRYLESLPFGQAGTPRLGAVISHGDPRTRTFADMLDEQFAASPRFRGIRIVASRHPDPRVRDGGDTDNLLSSTAFLEGFAELASRDLVFEASVYSHQLYDVILLAREYPDTTIILDHFGIPAGVFGPVGVRTGATAAARADIWRLWRERMTTLATYRNVVVKLSGLAMPILGYGHERWGNIGGQATLAEMIGPFVEHVITHFGSDRIMFGSNYPIDRPNAAVDVLVGALADCVSQWGSEALRKVFRDTAFRVYSIDGPTR from the coding sequence ATGACGTCCCTCGAAGGGGTCCTCACGGGCATCGTTGATGCCCATGTGCAGCACTGGAACCCGCGGCGTACCCCGTGGGCGGCCACGCGGGCGTCGAGGTTGTACGGATTCCTCCCCACCCTGGGTGACCGGGTGTTCCCCCTGGTGGTCTCGCGCGCCGACCGCGAGTACATCCTGACCCCGCGCACCGTCGCCCGGGCCTACGAGCCGCGGCAGTACGCCACCGACGCGGCGCTGGTCCCGACCGTGGTGGGGGTGCCGATCGACACCGTGGTCCACGTCGAGTCGCATTGGCGCCGCGAGGCCGCCGACGCCACCGAACCCCCGGTGGACAGCACCGCGGTGGAGGAGACGCGGTATCTGGAGAGTCTGCCGTTCGGTCAGGCCGGCACGCCGCGTCTCGGCGCCGTCATCTCGCACGGCGATCCGCGCACCCGGACGTTCGCGGACATGCTCGACGAGCAGTTCGCGGCGTCCCCGCGGTTCCGCGGCATCCGCATCGTCGCATCGCGGCATCCCGATCCGCGCGTGCGCGACGGCGGGGACACCGACAACCTACTGTCCTCGACGGCGTTCCTGGAGGGGTTCGCCGAACTCGCGAGCCGCGATCTCGTCTTCGAGGCGTCGGTCTACTCACACCAGCTCTACGACGTCATCCTGCTGGCCCGGGAGTATCCGGACACGACGATCATCCTCGACCACTTCGGCATACCGGCCGGGGTCTTCGGTCCTGTGGGGGTGCGCACCGGTGCGACAGCGGCTGCGCGCGCGGACATCTGGCGGTTGTGGCGGGAGCGGATGACGACGCTTGCGACCTATCGCAACGTGGTGGTCAAGCTGTCCGGCCTGGCGATGCCGATCCTCGGTTACGGTCACGAACGCTGGGGCAACATCGGCGGCCAGGCCACCCTCGCCGAGATGATCGGTCCCTTCGTCGAGCATGTCATCACCCACTTCGGGTCCGACCGCATCATGTTCGGGTCCAACTACCCGATCGATCGGCCCAACGCCGCGGTCGACGTCCTCGTGGGCGCGCTCGCCGATTGCGTCTCCCAGTGGGGCTCGGAGGCCCTGCGAAAAGTTTTCCGCGACACAGCGTTCCGCGTGTATTCCATCGACGGTCCGACGCGCTGA
- a CDS encoding SRPBCC family protein produces the protein MASEPVTTVDAGPHKVSRRVVVNAPAADVFALVSNPHRHPELDGSGTVRDTPVSGPETLTRGARFSVGMKQYGVPYKITSTVTDFEPGRVVEWQHPMGHRWRWELESTSPTTTAVTETFDYSTLRLPKIIELIGYDKKNGKGIESTLRALAGRFA, from the coding sequence ATGGCTTCTGAACCCGTCACCACCGTCGACGCCGGGCCGCACAAGGTCTCGCGTCGGGTCGTCGTGAACGCCCCGGCCGCCGATGTGTTCGCGCTCGTGTCGAACCCGCACAGGCATCCGGAGCTCGACGGCTCGGGCACGGTGCGCGACACCCCCGTGAGCGGGCCGGAGACGCTGACCCGCGGGGCGCGTTTCAGCGTCGGGATGAAGCAGTACGGCGTGCCGTACAAGATCACCTCCACCGTCACCGACTTCGAACCCGGCCGGGTCGTCGAGTGGCAGCATCCGATGGGTCACCGCTGGCGGTGGGAGCTCGAGTCGACCTCGCCGACCACCACCGCCGTGACCGAGACCTTCGACTACTCGACGCTCCGGCTGCCGAAGATCATCGAACTCATCGGCTACGACAAGAAGAACGGCAAGGGGATCGAGAGCACCCTCCGCGCTCTCGCGGGCCGGTTCGCCTGA
- a CDS encoding heat shock protein transcriptional repressor HspR has product MAGQKNFDADGATFLISVAAELAGMHAQTLRTYDRLGLVTPQRTSGGGRRYSSRDVELLREIQRLSQEEGVNLAGIKRIIDLSNQVEALQHRVRELTDEVQASRARRGGELVPVPRTNALVVWQPRRKRTTD; this is encoded by the coding sequence ATGGCCGGCCAGAAGAACTTCGACGCCGACGGCGCGACCTTTCTGATCTCGGTGGCCGCCGAACTCGCCGGTATGCACGCGCAGACCCTGCGCACCTATGACCGACTGGGTCTGGTCACCCCCCAGCGGACGAGTGGCGGCGGACGCCGCTACTCGTCCCGCGATGTCGAACTCCTGCGAGAGATCCAGCGTCTCTCGCAGGAGGAAGGCGTCAACCTCGCCGGTATCAAGCGCATCATCGACCTCAGCAATCAGGTCGAGGCGCTCCAGCACCGCGTCCGCGAACTCACCGACGAGGTGCAGGCGTCGCGGGCCCGGCGTGGTGGCGAACTCGTGCCCGTACCGCGCACCAACGCTCTCGTCGTGTGGCAGCCGCGGCGCAAGCGCACCACCGACTGA
- the dnaJ gene encoding molecular chaperone DnaJ yields the protein MAPQREWLEHDFYKDLGVASDASAEEIKKAYRKLARELHPDANPGDTAAEERFKRVSEAHSVLGDAEKRKEYDETRAMFAGGRFRGGGNGFPGGFPGGGNTYTTGGGNDFDLGDLFGGAQTGGGGGGFGDIFDGLFNRGGGTQRTSTASRPRRGKDLETETTLSFSDAALGTTVPLRVTSPSPCTTCHGSGAKPGTSPRVCANCNGSGFVSRNQGAFGFSEPCQDCQGTGSRIDDPCTDCDGSGVKVRARTINVRIPAGVEDGQRIRLAGQGEAGRRGAPSGDLYVVVHVTPHKQFTRSGNDLRVQLPVRISELVLGATVSVPTLEGSVGVKIPPNTTDGRTLRVRGRGVPKRSGGAGDLLVTVKVAVPNKLDEAAVEAMRAYDQAERASGFDPRADWGR from the coding sequence GTGGCACCACAACGTGAGTGGTTAGAACACGACTTCTACAAGGACCTGGGCGTTGCTTCTGACGCTTCGGCTGAAGAGATCAAGAAGGCCTATCGCAAGCTCGCGCGCGAGCTGCACCCGGATGCCAACCCGGGTGACACCGCGGCCGAAGAGCGCTTCAAGCGGGTGTCCGAAGCCCACAGCGTGCTCGGCGACGCCGAGAAGCGCAAGGAATACGACGAGACGCGCGCCATGTTCGCCGGCGGACGATTCCGCGGCGGCGGCAACGGCTTCCCGGGCGGTTTCCCCGGCGGCGGAAACACCTACACCACCGGCGGCGGAAACGACTTCGACCTCGGCGACCTGTTCGGCGGGGCGCAGACCGGTGGCGGCGGAGGCGGTTTCGGCGACATCTTCGACGGACTGTTCAACCGCGGCGGCGGAACGCAACGTACTTCGACGGCGAGCCGCCCGCGTCGCGGCAAGGATCTCGAGACCGAGACGACGCTCTCGTTCTCCGATGCCGCGCTCGGCACGACCGTCCCACTCAGGGTGACCAGCCCGTCGCCCTGCACCACCTGCCACGGTTCGGGCGCCAAGCCCGGGACGAGTCCGCGGGTGTGCGCGAACTGCAACGGCTCCGGATTCGTGAGCCGCAATCAGGGCGCATTCGGTTTCAGTGAGCCGTGCCAGGACTGCCAGGGCACCGGTTCGCGGATCGACGATCCATGCACCGACTGCGACGGCAGCGGGGTGAAGGTCCGCGCGCGCACCATCAACGTGCGGATCCCCGCCGGCGTCGAGGACGGACAACGCATCCGGCTCGCCGGACAGGGCGAGGCCGGCCGGCGTGGCGCCCCATCGGGCGACCTCTACGTCGTCGTGCACGTGACCCCGCACAAGCAGTTCACCCGCAGCGGCAACGACCTTCGGGTGCAACTGCCGGTACGGATCTCCGAACTCGTTCTCGGAGCGACCGTCTCGGTGCCGACCCTGGAGGGATCGGTCGGGGTGAAGATCCCGCCGAACACCACCGACGGACGCACGCTGCGCGTGCGCGGTCGCGGAGTGCCCAAGCGCTCCGGCGGGGCAGGCGATCTGCTCGTCACCGTGAAGGTCGCGGTCCCGAACAAGCTGGACGAGGCCGCGGTCGAGGCGATGCGCGCCTACGACCAGGCCGAGCGGGCGAGTGGTTTCGATCCGCGGGCGGACTGGGGGCGATGA